Proteins encoded together in one Meles meles chromosome 7, mMelMel3.1 paternal haplotype, whole genome shotgun sequence window:
- the ENO2 gene encoding gamma-enolase — MSIEKIWAREILDSRGNPTVEVDLHTAKGLFRAAVPSGASTGIYEALELRDGDKQRYLGKGVLKAVDHINTTIAPALISSGISVVEQEKLDNLMLELDGTENKSKFGANAILGVSLAVCKAGAAERELPLYRHIAQLAGNSDLILPVPAFNVINGGSHAGNKLAMQEFMILPVGAESFRDAMRLGAEVYHTLKGVIKDKYGKDATNVGDEGGFAPNILENSEALELVKEAIDKAGYTEKIVIGMDVAASEFHRDGKYDLDFKSPADPSRYITGDQLGALYQDFVRDYPVVSIEDPFDQDDWAAWSKFTANVGIQIVGDDLTVTNPKRIERAVEEKACNCLLLKVNQIGSVTEAIQACKLAQENGWGVMVSHRSGETEDTFIADLVVGLCTGQIKTGAPCRSERLAKYNQLMRIEEELGDEARFAGHNFRNPSVL; from the exons ATGTCGATAGAGAAGATCTGGGCCCGGGAGATCCTGGACTCCCGTGGGAACCCCACGGTGGAGGTGGATCTCCACACTGCCAAAG GTCTTTTCCGGGCTGCAGTGCCCAGTGGAGCCTCCACTGGGATCTATGAGGCCCTGGAGCTGAGGGATGGGGACAAACAGCGTTACTTAGGCAAAG gtGTCCTGAAGGCAGTGGACCACATCAACACCACCATCGCTCCTGCCCTCATCAGCTCA GGTATCTCTGTGGTGGAGCAGGAGAAGCTGGACAACCTCATGTTGGAGCTAGATGGGACTGAGAACAAAT CCAAGTTTGGGGCCAATGCCATCCTGGGTGTGTCCCTGGCCGTGTGTAAGGCAGGGGCGGCCGAGCGGGAATTGCCCCTGTATCGCCACATTGCTCAGTTGGCCGGAAACTCGGACCTCATCCTTCCGGTGCCG GCCTTCAACGTGATCAATGGTGGCTCTCACGCTGGGAATAAGCTGGCCATGCAGGAATTTATGATCCTCCCAGTGGGTGCTGAGAGCTTTCGGGATGCCATGCGACTCGGGGCAGAGGTCTACCACACACTCAAGGGCGTCATCAAGGACAAGTATGGCAAGGATGCCACCAATGTGGGAGATGAAGGCGGCTTTGCCCCCAACATCCTGGAGAACAGTGAAG CCTTGGAGCTGGTGAAGGAAGCCATCGACAAGGCTGGCTACACAGAAAAGATTGTCATTGGCATGGATGTCGCTGCCTCGGAGTTTCATCGTGATGGCAAATACGACTTGGACTTCAAGTCTCCTGCTGATCCTTCCCGATACATAACTGGAGACCAGCTGGGGGCCCTCTACCAGGACTTTGTCAGGGACTATCCTG tGGTCTCCATTGAGGACCCCTTTGACCAGGATGATTGGGCTGCCTGGTCGAAGTTCACAGCCAATGTAGGGATCCAGATTGTGGGTGATGACCTAACGGTGACCAACCCAAAGCGTATTGAGCGGGCCGTGGAGGAAAAGGCCTGCAACTGTCTGCTGCTCAAGGTCAACCAGATCGGTTCGGTCACTGAAGCCATCCAAGC GTGCAAGCTGGCCCAGGAGAATGGCTGGGGGGTCATGGTGAGTCACCGCTCTGGAGAGACCGAGGACACGTTCATCGCCGACCTGGTGGTGGGGCTCTGCACAGGCCAG ATCAAGACTGGAGCCCCATGCCGTTCAGAGCGTCTGGCTAAGTACAACCAGCTCATGAG GATTGAAGAAGAGCTGGGGGACGAAGCCCGCTTCGCTGGACATAATTTCCGCAATCCCAGCGTGCTGTGA